GCCGATAAATGGTTACAGATGATCGTGCAATTGCAGTTGGATGGCATGGCCGCCGAGTTGGCCCGGCAATCGATTCTGGTCTCACAGGATGCGCAGACGTTGACGTTGAGTGTGGATCCGCAACAGATGCATGCGAAAACCGAGCTGGCCTTACAGCGGCTGGAAGAGCAAATCAAGGCACAGTTGGGTTGTCGATTGGTGTTTGTGCAGGCCGATCAAGCCCATTTGACCCCGGCGCGTTATGAAATCGAAATGAAAGCTCAACGGCAGGCGAATGCCGTGAACAGTATTCAATCCGACCCTCAGGTGCAAAGCCTGATTCAGACATTAAATTTAAAGGTCATCGAATCGTCGATTCGACCGGTCAAACACTAGAAAGGAGTAGCCATGTTTGGTGGAAAAGGTGGTTTGGGCAACTTGATGAAGCAAGCCCAGGAAATGCAAAAGAATATGCAAGCGGCGCAAGAAGAAATCGCGCAAATGGAAATTACCGGTGAAGCCGGTGGCGGGATGGTCAAAGTGGTCATGACGGGTAAGCACGAACTGGTTAAGGTGGACATTGACGACAGTTTGATGGACGACCGTGAAATGCTGGAAGACTTGTTTGCGGCGGCGGTTAACAGCGCGGCACGTCGTGTTGAGGAAGAAACGCAGGAGCGCATGTCGGGATTAACCGGTGGGATTGATTTGCCACCGGGCATGAAAATGCCGTTTTGACCAGGCCTGGTTGTTTTTTACGCTATTGACGGATAGGACAGCGCTAGATGCAAAGCCCTTTGATTAACGAATTGATTGAAGCCTTCAAATTGTTGCCGACCATCGGCCCCAAGTCGGCGCAGCGGATGGCCTACTATCTGTTGCAAAACAACCCAAACGGTGGCAAGCGATTGGCGGAGGCGATTGTCGAGGCCATCGATAAGGTCGGGCATTGTGACCAGTGTCGCAACTTTTCCGAAACCGACGTCTGCCGTATCTGCGCGTCGCCGGCGCGTAAACGTGATCAACTCTGTATTGTGGAAACGCCGACCGATGTGGTGGCGATTGAGCAGTCCGGCATTTACCAGGGACTGTATTTTGTTTTGATGGGGCATTTGTCGCCGATTGATGGCGTTGGGCCGGAAGACTTGGGGTTGCCTCTGCTGGAAGAGCGCTTGAAGGACGGCGAGGTCTCGGAATTGATTCTGGCCACTAATCCGACCGTGGAAGGCGAGGCGACCGCACATTATATCCATCAGATGGCAACCTCGATGCAGGTGCCGGTCACGCGTTTGGCGCAGGGCATTCCGTTGGGCGGCGAGTTGGAATATATCGACAGTGGAACGCTCAGTCAGGCCTTTGCCGGGCGCAAAGCGGTTTAGTGTGGCATGAATCGATAGTTATCTTTCACAGAATCTAAATGAAAAAACGGCCGGCATAGGTGAACTATGCCGGCCGTTTTTTTAGACGATTTGAATGGAGGTTACGCCATGAGGAATTCCAGCAGCGCTTTTTGAGCGTGTAACCGGTTTTCGGCTTCGTCCCAGACGACGCTGTCTTCGGCATCCATGACCTCGGCTGAGACTTCTTCGCCGCGGTGGGCCGGCAAACAATGCATGAACAGGGCGTCCGAATTGGCTTGCGCCATCAATTCGCTGTTGACCTGGTAATCCTTAAAGGCGCGCTCGCGCTTTTTCTGTTCTTCTTCCTGGCCCATGCTGGCCCAGACATCCGTGACCACCAAATCCACGTTTTCGGCCGCGTCCATCGGGTTGCGAATCAATTCCACTCGGTCTTGATTGGCGGCGACCAAATCGGCGTTCGGTTCGTAGTCTTCCGGGGTGGAAATGCGCAGTTTGAAGCCGTATTGTTTGGCGGCGTTAATGTAAGAGTGGCACATGTTGTTGCCGTCGCCAACCCACAATACGGTTTTGCCGGCAATGCTGCCGCGGTGCTCGTAATAGGTCTGCATGTCCGCCAATAATTGGCAAGGGTGGAAGTCGTCCGTCAGGGCGTTGATGACCGGCACTTGAGAATGCTCGGCCATTTTTTCCACGACGTCGTGCCCGAAGGTGCGAATCATGATGCCGTCGGCCATGCTGGAAATGACGCGTGCACTGTCTTCAATCGGCTCGCCGCGACCTAGTTGGGTGTCTTTGGGCGAAAGGAATAGGGCATGGCCGCCCAGTTGACTCATGCCGATTTCAAACGAGATGCGGGTACGGGTCGAGGATTTTTCGAAAATCATCGCCAGTGTTTGGTTTTTCAACGGCTCGAAAATCTCGCCCGACTTTTGCATTTTCTTCAACTCAACGGCGCGCAGTAGCAGTTGGTTCAGTTCCTCGGAAGAGAGGTCGTTTAAGGTTAAAAAATGTCTGATGCTCATAAGCTGTCTTCTTTCAGTTCTGGCAAGCGAATTAACCTTGCTGGGTGAATTGGTTGACGAGTTCGACGACGGTTTCAATCAATTGATCGGTTTGGTCGTTGGACATCACGAAAGCCGGCAGCAAACGGATGGTGTTGCCTTGCGTGACGTTGATCAGAACGCGTTTTTCCAGCGCCTGGGCGACCAGCTCGGCGCATGGCCGATCCAGCTCGATGCCGATCATGTAACCGAGGCCGCGAACGTCTTTAACCGCCGGGTTGTCGGACAGAGCGGATTGAAAACGCGTCAGGATTTCCTGGCCTTTATCGGCGACATGTTCGATGAAGTTATGGGTTCTCATGACCTTTAAAACGGCCAGGCCTGCTGCGCAGGCTAACGGGTTGCCACCGAAGGTGGTGCCGTGATTGCCGGGTTCCAGAATAT
The nucleotide sequence above comes from Hydrogenovibrio thermophilus. Encoded proteins:
- a CDS encoding YbaB/EbfC family nucleoid-associated protein, which produces MFGGKGGLGNLMKQAQEMQKNMQAAQEEIAQMEITGEAGGGMVKVVMTGKHELVKVDIDDSLMDDREMLEDLFAAAVNSAARRVEEETQERMSGLTGGIDLPPGMKMPF
- the recR gene encoding recombination mediator RecR; translated protein: MQSPLINELIEAFKLLPTIGPKSAQRMAYYLLQNNPNGGKRLAEAIVEAIDKVGHCDQCRNFSETDVCRICASPARKRDQLCIVETPTDVVAIEQSGIYQGLYFVLMGHLSPIDGVGPEDLGLPLLEERLKDGEVSELILATNPTVEGEATAHYIHQMATSMQVPVTRLAQGIPLGGELEYIDSGTLSQAFAGRKAV
- the argF gene encoding ornithine carbamoyltransferase gives rise to the protein MSIRHFLTLNDLSSEELNQLLLRAVELKKMQKSGEIFEPLKNQTLAMIFEKSSTRTRISFEIGMSQLGGHALFLSPKDTQLGRGEPIEDSARVISSMADGIMIRTFGHDVVEKMAEHSQVPVINALTDDFHPCQLLADMQTYYEHRGSIAGKTVLWVGDGNNMCHSYINAAKQYGFKLRISTPEDYEPNADLVAANQDRVELIRNPMDAAENVDLVVTDVWASMGQEEEQKKRERAFKDYQVNSELMAQANSDALFMHCLPAHRGEEVSAEVMDAEDSVVWDEAENRLHAQKALLEFLMA